One genomic segment of Hordeum vulgare subsp. vulgare chromosome 2H, MorexV3_pseudomolecules_assembly, whole genome shotgun sequence includes these proteins:
- the LOC123431173 gene encoding E3 ubiquitin-protein ligase SINA-like 2: protein MSYSGSGGGKRLRTSPSEAEGSPRRRRGSPSVYSPSPSPYRSPSPLPSPSTYRSLSHSPSPCRSWSHRPPSDDDADDLSRSRGSDDLDRHGRRPAWRPHAHKELGEHGRTGEYSVRIDDYDRLFTCKACRRMLSPPVYQCPFAHVTCSRCHEEVGDNRCSCCGSGNGYGRNRVVEEFLGRIRFSCRNKVHDCEAYLPHHEMREHEQTCRHEPIFCPVSQCGFASRAVALTTHLTLRHHWDTIRFHYDENFRASALASTIFQSRDDGELFFLDSFSEGRGIALSMICIRPENAREQEFVYELKTPAGNSGRRPWVQMQSTARNTSLRHGLGEKEKVFLLVPKDLPGIEDGSVEVCIRKLGHNSDSV, encoded by the exons ATGAGCTACAGTGGGAGCGGCGGGGGGAAGCGCCTTCGCACGTCGCCGAGCGAGGCGGAGGGTAGCCCCAGGCGCCGTCGTGGGTCGCCGTCGGTCTActctccgtcgccgtcgccctaccGGTCACCCTCGCCGCTGCCGTCGCCGTCGACCTACAGGTCGCTCTCGCACTCGCCGTCGCCCTGCCGCTCGTGGTCGCACAGGCCGCCcagcgacgacgacgccgacgatcTGAGCCGCAGCCGCGGGTCGGACGACCTCGACCGGCACGGGCGGAGGCCTGCCTGGAGGCCACACGCCCACAAGGAGCTGGGCGAGCATGGGCGCACCGGCGAGTACAGCGTCCGGATCGACGACTACGACCGCCTCTTCACCTGCAAGGCCTGCCGCCGCATGCTCTCGCCGCCGGTCTACCAG TGCCCCTTCGCCCACGTCACTTGCTCGAGGTGCCACGAAGAAGTCGGGGACAACCGGTGCAGTTGCTGCGGCAGCGGCAATGGTTATGGGCGCAACCGCGTCGTCGAGGAGTTCCTAGGCCGCATCCGCTTCTCCTGCCGCAACAAAGTGCACGACTGTGAGGCCTACCTTCCGCACCATGAGATGCGCGAGCATGAGCAGACCTGCCGCCACGAGCCTATCTTCTGCCCTGTCTCCCAATGTGGCTTCGCCAGCCGGGCTGTCGCACTCACGACCCACCTCACTCTCCGCCACCACTGGGACACAATCAGGTTTCACTATGACGAGAACTTCCGGGCCTCTGCCCTCGCGTCGACCATCTTCCAGAGCCGGGATGATGGTGAGCTGTTCTTCCTCGACAGCTTCAGCGAGGGCCGTGGCATTGCTCTGTCCATGATCTGCATCCGCCCTGAGAACGCTCGGGAGCAGGAGTTCGTGTATGAGCTGAAGACGCCGGCAGGAAACAGTGGCAGACGGCCCTGGGTGCAGATGCAGTCGACGGCACGGAACACATCGCTGCGTCACGGGCTGggagagaaggagaaggtctTCCTGCTGGTCCCGAAGGACCTGCCGGGCATCGAGGATGGCAGTGTGGAGGTGTGCATCCGTAAGCTTGGCCACAATTCTGACTCTGTATAG